In the Aneurinibacillus soli genome, one interval contains:
- the ispD gene encoding 2-C-methyl-D-erythritol 4-phosphate cytidylyltransferase produces the protein MVGVVIAAAGQGKRMGGSIKKQFIELEGKPVLLHTLDLFASRTDIADVVVVTSAEDVAQTRELIASYPVVRVVAGGAERQDSVYEGLCALRACEYVLIHDGARPFVSQAALDAVIQAVRERGPAILAVPVKDTIKRADEAGQVLDTPPRKSLWAVQTPQAFLLSTILTAHEKARSEGFVGTDDASLVERVGQAVYVVEGEYTNIKLTTPDDLIMGEAILRQRKEKES, from the coding sequence ATGGTAGGTGTAGTGATTGCGGCAGCCGGGCAGGGCAAGCGGATGGGTGGTTCTATTAAGAAGCAATTCATTGAGCTGGAAGGGAAACCGGTCCTGCTTCATACCCTTGATTTATTTGCATCCCGTACGGACATTGCGGATGTCGTGGTTGTCACATCAGCGGAAGATGTAGCACAAACCCGTGAGCTAATCGCGTCGTATCCTGTTGTGCGTGTTGTGGCTGGTGGGGCGGAGCGTCAGGACAGTGTGTATGAAGGATTGTGTGCGCTTCGTGCGTGTGAATATGTGCTCATTCATGATGGCGCTCGCCCGTTTGTATCACAGGCGGCACTGGATGCAGTCATACAGGCTGTGCGCGAACGTGGCCCGGCTATTCTCGCAGTACCCGTGAAAGATACGATTAAGCGTGCAGACGAAGCGGGGCAGGTGCTGGATACACCGCCAAGAAAAAGCTTGTGGGCCGTTCAAACCCCGCAAGCTTTTCTTCTTTCTACCATTCTTACCGCCCATGAGAAGGCGCGAAGTGAAGGTTTCGTTGGAACAGACGATGCTTCGCTAGTAGAACGGGTAGGACAGGCTGTGTATGTGGTAGAGGGAGAGTATACAAACATTAAATTAACGACTCCGGATGATCTCATTATGGGAGAAGCGATTTTACGGCAGAGGAAGGAGAAAGAGTCATGA